The Caldisericia bacterium genome window below encodes:
- a CDS encoding copper amine oxidase N-terminal domain-containing protein encodes MNELKFVAKDRAGNITEKTFTVIYRIILKLQIGSKTMYINDEPKEIDVPPTIVEGRTLLPIRWVAEPLGADVGWDGKERKVTVSLNDTTIELWIGKPTARVNGIEKPIDPNNPKVVPMILNGRTMLPVRFVAENLGADVLWDGTTKTVTIIYPKE; translated from the coding sequence TTAAAATTTGTTGCCAAAGATAGGGCTGGAAACATAACAGAGAAAACCTTTACAGTTATTTATAGAATAATCCTCAAACTCCAGATAGGAAGTAAAACCATGTATATAAATGATGAACCCAAAGAGATAGATGTTCCTCCAACAATAGTAGAGGGAAGAACCTTACTTCCAATTAGATGGGTAGCAGAACCATTAGGAGCAGATGTAGGATGGGATGGAAAAGAAAGAAAAGTAACTGTATCCCTAAATGATACAACAATAGAACTTTGGATAGGAAAACCAACTGCAAGAGTAAATGGAATTGAAAAACCAATAGACCCAAACAACCCAAAGGTTGTACCAATGATTCTAAATGGTAGAACAATGCTTCCAGTTAGATTTGTTGCAGAAAACCTTGGAGCAGATGTCCTCTGGGATGGAACAACAAAGACAGTAACCATCATCTATCCAAAGGAGTAA